Genomic DNA from Cydia fagiglandana chromosome 19, ilCydFagi1.1, whole genome shotgun sequence:
TATACGTtaccttgtgcatagtaggttctgccatcttatgGGCTACATAGGATGAATAACGACACATATCCACCTCGCGCCAAacatctgacggctcctatgctgccccctatagttcatgcacggggcctataaaTTAACTAGGTACAGAATTTTTGCCCAGTTAttcacattaaaattaaaatttcatttcCCTTACAATGGCTGATAAAAATGAAACGACAATAttgttgaaataatttattttagactAAAAATAAAGTGAAACAACAACTCAAAGCATACAGTAAGTAGCCTATTAACATATTGTCATATTTGATACTTTCTCATACTAGtgttacaaatatgtatatttgtgGTACCTATGATGTATACAAATTCCCATGTTACAACACAATCAAGATGTATTCCAGAAACTAAATTGATTTGTTTGGCTTACTTCATAAGGGCGGTATTCCACCTGACCAacgtcagtgcgtctcactcttctcattaaagcaaaatatgagacgcaatccacattggacaaagaaattggataggtggaataccacactacgtaaaataaaatgattaaCATTATAACCTCATTTCCACAGATTTTGTCATTGACTAATACCGGTACTGACAGATATTACCGATACATACgacataaaaaaacatttttggcaATGATGCTTACACACATTTTAATTACACAAGAGAATGACTTTGACTTCAACCATAAAATCACAGATTCAATATGTAAGAGAAACGCTTGTTCTGAAACTTAATAACCTTACtactaaaaaaaagaaataataaataatgggGCTAGCCAGTCAATTCATtttacagatggcgccagcataggtttTACCTGTCAATCCTACGAATAGTGTCAAATTCTGTTTTCATTTTTTGGAATCGCATGGCCCAGTCATGGGACTAAACTTAGAAACGGGAAAACTAAGCTGGCGCCATCTATAAAAACCTTTGATAGTTGCCAACTTCATTTGATGGGCCGAGTATGTCTAACATTTGCCATGCGTGTGCATTTCTACTTTTCTTTCTGTACAGTAAACTAAAACATATCCTTGTgttcaaaaaataaattaaaatactattCAAGTATGATATGTAGGCATaataggtcaagaaatgaatgctcaaaaaacgttgtagagggaaatgctaggaacacaatttttgactccgtaactttgtttggactagttaggaggtgaacatatcaaaagtccccggctgtaaccccgctgctggggggtagaggggggtaagaaggtcgaatttttcggtttttcattgatatcttggaaactttgcgtcttagcgacatgactactaagacaaaccgaaagctgataaaattagtaacAAGTTTTAttctgtcaagtttttcgatatcatgaatagtttttgagatacccgctcttgaaagtttatttagggattttaattttatcttgatatctacgtcagtgaagctgttaggccatgtttggtatcattttcgtataaatcgggggtgctgaattcatttatggtatcacattgacaccattccgaagtaaaaccaaaatttaaaaataaatatttttttaaatccctcttcaggcttaaaccgctgaaccaatttcgttgaaatttggtatagaaatagtttaaacctcgacacacgacataggatagtttttataaccaaaagcatcttttgagggtgtgaaaagtggggtggaagtttgtatggggagtcaataaccgctgaaccggtttagatgaaaattaggacggaatacatctgtgatttagatgaaagtgataccaaacatgacttcaaaccttaccttgagcagttttaacctcaggaattcagtttcgtcgacgaagttgaattccccccatactccatttcacaactttaaaggatgattattgagataaaaagtatcttatgtcctgtcttgggactcgaaatatctgtataccaaatttcaattaaatcggttgagcggtttaagcgtgaagagaaatttaaaaaaaaaggtatttctttaaagtttatatgttttttcttaggaatggtgtcaatgtgataccaaaactgaattcagcaccctcgatttatacgaaaatgataccaaacacggtctagcagcgtcactaatgtagatatcaagataaaattgaaagccctaaataaactttcaagagcggatatctcaaaaactattcaagatatcgaaaaacttgactgaataaaacttgtaacaaattttatcagcttttggtttgtcttagtagtcatgtcgctaagacgcaaaatttccaagatataagtgaaaaaccgaaaaatttgaccttctttcccccctctaccccccagcaccggggctacggccggggacttttgatatgttcacctcctaactagtccaaacaaagttacgtagtcaaaaattgtgttcctagcatttccctctataacttcttattgcttggcctataagCACAGTAATGTATTACTTAAACTGTaacaaactaaaattatacaCACAGTGTCCAATCTTGCAGATCTTAAAATTAGTTTGACAAGCCTTCTATAGCCTATGAATCCTATGATTACTGCTTTGAGAGATGCATCCCATGACTAATTAAATTAAGGAAAAACTTGCATCTATCaagtatattttttacaagAAATACAGGTAAAATCACTTAAGCTTCAAGTCAGTACTTGTTCCAAGGAACATTTTGTATTGCATGCTTCTTTAACTTATGCTTCTTCAAATATTTGGAATCAATAAAGGCTTCCCCGCACAAGGTGCAAATGTAAGGCCGTTCTCCAGTATGTGTTCTGAGATGGACTACTAAATTTCCTTTGAGTGCGAAGAATTTCATACACACAGAACAACCAAACTTCTTCTCTCTAGTATGAGTGAGTTGATGTGTTCTCAAGTGGGTTTTGGTTTTGAATCGGAGCGAACAGAGGTGGCAGGGGAATGGTCGTTCATTTGTATGCACTCTCTCATGCATCACCAACATAGCTTGACTAGCACAGCTCTTTCCACAGATTCCACACTCGAATCTCTTCGAATTCTTAagctttatagttttatgagtCAATATGTGGCTCTGCATATCTTTCTTAGATGTTAGGACTTCACCACACTCTGAACACAACAGCTCATTTGGGTCTACCAAATGGACACTATCAATATGTTGCTCTAAGGCGGACTCTACAGAGAACATCTTCTTACACAAGGCACAAGCGTAACCTAGAAGTTTGCCCAGATTAGTAGTTATCTCATGTTTTGCTGTTTTCATCAGTTCGTCTCTGACTTTTCTCACTTTGGATTTTGTGCATTCATTAGATTCTTTGTGAGTTGCCAGCTCTGATTTGCTGGGGAAGGTTTCTTCACATTCATTGCATGAAAATGGATTAATATGGGTCAGTCTGTGAGTCTGCATGGTTATTTTTTGATGGAACCTTTTGAAGCAAATATCACATTCAAATTGCCTTATACCACTATGGATCATCATGTGCCGTTTTAAGTTGTTGGGATTGGCGAATGTTTTTAAGCAAACATTGCAGCGTGGTTTGATGTTATTGTGTCCATATTTTATATGCTGGGTCAAAGCATTTCTTCTGATGAGTTGCTTGCAGAAGGGGCACATGATAAGTAGCCCTGTGATATTGTGGAGCAAAGTGTGACCGGTTAGTATCTCAGCAGACTCAAAACCTTTGCCACAGAGGCTGCAGATATGCTCTTCAGTGGCAGTGTGGGTGTACTGATGCTTCTCATAGTCTGCTAAATCTTCAAATTGCTCTCCGCAGTCACAGAGGAAGCTGCCATCCTCTTGCTGCAAGACAGTAGCTATCTGGCCATCATCAGCATATTCTATAACTAGCTCAGAGCCCTCACACTTCAGTATTTGGAATTGTGATGAATCATCTCCTTCACAGAAAATCACCTCCTCCTCTTGGGACATGGCTTCACCGTCTTCAGTTCCGTCCAACTGGGCTTCGGTTAAGTATGCCACATTATCTTTGAGTAAGATGGTCCCGTCACTACCGCTGGCGGCAATAATTTTAATGAAGCTGTTCTTACCAATATTTTTGGTTAGACCTCCGCCAATTTCCCCTGTGATAGCATCTACTAAGTCTGTGACATTGTCTTGGGAGTCTTCGACATCTGCATCAATCATGGTGAAATCATGTTCATCCTGTGTTTCATCCTGGTTTTCCTCTTCTACAGCATTTTCAAATTGAACATGTTCGTTTTCTTGACTTTCTTCCTCATTTTCAAGTATGGTAGCCGGCACATTGGTAGGGACTTTGGTGTCTGACATGAGAAAGTGGTTCATTTCAAACTGCTGCTCGTTTATGCTGTCCTCATTTTTATCTTCAACGGTCACCTCCTCTGCATGGTCCATGAGCTCTTGTTTGATGTTAGCGATAGCAGTCTCTTCGCTTTCATTTTGATCTTTATCTTTAGGATCATCAATGACAAGTACGTAGTAATAGTCATCATCACTGTCAGTAGGTTCCTTTTTGATGATATCCTCTAGTTGTTTTTCAGGGTTGTTAGCTATATCATCTTGGTCCTGTTCGTTACCTTCTGCCTCGTCTATTGCTTGGCTTTCTTGCTCAGCCTGAGTTATTAGGGCTTCTAGTTGTAATTTGAGTTCAGACTCCATCCTGATACATTGCTTCCGGAACTGGTAGGCAGAGCTGAGGGTCTCGTAGCACTGGCCGCACAGCTTCTGCGGCAGCCCATCATCCGTGTTCACCTggaattatataataatacctaATTAACTAAGTTTAGCTAAGTCTGGTGAAAAATACAAATTGGTATCGAGTTATAATTAGGCACTTACAATGCTGATAAAGAGATGATtcaataaatattgtattttcAAACCAGTACCACAGTCATTTTGAGCAATGCCTAATTGTAAAAGTACAAATTAATATTTTGCTAGAAAACCGATTAACTATGTACTAGTACGAGAAATAGCATTCTAAGGTTGGATACGAAATCCAAAAGTTTGAAGCTATAGCACAAGGGTAACATAAGATTTATATGGGAATCACTATAAAAATAGGGGTAGCATacctcaattttattttagtgCCAACGTATTTTAATATTACGCGAAAAACACGACATTTTGAGCACACTTAAATGACACATTTCAAACTGACATGCTTCGAAGTGGGTATGAaggttatatttaatttaaaatttgcgATTATGTAAATTAACCTATTTATTTGTGTTGATAACACTAATTTAAGAACGATATTATATTAAAACGACACATACCTCGATTGTAGTGATTTCCAAAAATTTCTCTTTCACATTTTTCTCATTATCGAAAAGTGACACTTCAGATTCGGGCGACAGGCAGCAACGGCACAAACTAGACCACGTATCCATCTCAAAACGTCGTATACATAATCAATCCACCAGGAAAACCTGGAAAAAATACGTAAATACGATATGAATCCATTGTTTTGACAGATAAAGTGTGTACGAGTAATCAAAGAGCACAATAGTATCCAAAGAGTAAAAATTATCTACGGACCTCACCCATAAATACGATCTATGCCTCGAAATTATAGACAAGAAGAGCGTCAGTCGTGCAAGATGGCGGCAGAATGTCGGCGGAAATTAGTACACTATCTAGCGGCCGCTTTGAGAACTAATTTTGTTTAAGTAGCGCGTTTATATCATTCCGTTGCTTATGTTGGTAGCACGCTTGTAAAGTTGTTTTCTAGGGCAATAAAAGATGGCGCTAGTGTATACGTATGTCGTGTATGTACCACGGACGTAGAGAGTAAACGGGATAGTGTACactggccaaaaagtgtgtccacatgagacaTCAAACCTGAGCCCtccatctctttctaattagggtgaccataagtcatatgtatgtgggatattagcaTAAAATTGAATGTATAGTTTGGCCAGGATCTTTTCTCATTCGTACATaatcagagagaatcatactgtattttccctatgctagtataattgtcccagaaaagagatggatatagttcttttctctcctgtaaaacgcttcacaaCAACCTTACTTAATTTAGTCGTTATAACAGCTTTTAGTCGTTATAAAAGCTGTTACAGATGGGATGGGCGTATTGAATCGCGATCATGGTCGATTGTGAGGAAGGTGTGGTCCGccgtacctacatcaaaaacacagctataagagagagcgagacagatatccaggatggggtaaaacgttgtactacgtaactaggtaattcgcaaatcgtgtcgattaaaaacactgccttcggtcgtgttttaatttatcaccactcgttaCGAATTTGATTCTTACTTTCAACACTTGTATCGCAAATTAACTTATATTAATACTATACCGACTAGTTATCGATACCagtcattttgtcaagccctagcgtagcgtggcgtaacaatttatgtttatacacgaaattatcttgagtattgactaaaataataaaatattagcacacaacgaaataaaaacttacatttaactgtgtaaaccggcatcttacactatttatgcttaacaaaatacctatcactatcaatatcatactcatggtgtgttcatatacgtgatgactTCCCTTTTGCATACTTAAGCTATTCTTTAGGCGTAAGCGTCATCGTAGATTTGTGATCTgctacaaaattttcaaatttgcgcctttgtatactgacggaaatgtgtgtccaacctatatagaatcgattacatctatataaatagttagaattaacgtttcagtaattaaatattatgtaagtaagtataaacatgagtctgtaatgtctaaggactttggatttaatttttggCAATTATATAGCTCTCATTACATGAATCGAATaattaaacatgccgaaataagtatatctttatttatttattagtatactatttaggtaaacttatttttacattaagtacgtaataaCAATTCTGTAAGACCGATCCAAATCGCACCGatatcatagtcaccctaatgagtttgacagTGTTTTCTTGATTGtacacgtgtgtgtgtgtgtgtgtacacgaaaaatatgtcatcaagttggggataccaattaatatccaaagttactacaatttctaccatattcaatttaatgttttttttgttagagCATGTGCATACATGCTTGGtttaatcagttaataatattgacatcataatgattaacaaattatttaaaagataTCGGAACTGTAATCGGAATATAGCACTAAAATAGTATATGAAGGTAATTACTTtcagtagtatattgatataaatactgccacaatggtatcttttttacattggcaacatgtgcgagtgagacacggGGCTCTGGTTTTCTATCTcatgtggaccgttttctctagtctggtacgaactACTTTCTGGCTCGgtgataaggttcaatttagtatgacaaaaaaagtgacagttcgcTCCCGATTAATATATAACTTCCTGGTATGTACAAAGAAAGATGGTCTtctcagcggtcggcaaccagcggacCGCGGgctgcatgcggcccgcgagcctccctggctatttcgtatgtaatattgacaaatgacaatgtctgataaagtcataaatattaacagagTGGGGTTCGCGTCCACTTCgctaactgctatgtggcccttggctgctaaaaggttgccggcCACTGGTCTAACTAATGTATGAATGTAAAGCTGTTAACTCTTACCCccttatttttagtttaattaatttttatccctttcttacaaatacataagtcagaATGAGAGATAAGgtaaacgattattagctaattaaggtttgtagtgcgtttatgaataagggggtatgtGTGTACGTTACATACGTTTATGATATTCCTTCTAtccaattaggattgttcattttttttagacccccatttttattgaattttctgaaaatataggttaatttaagataccaatttgaatgatttagtaattcgtggctcggttgaatatttataatttattgaaaatatgagatacgacttctcgtaaattacatgtcgtcggctgattaggataatgcacaagcaacaacaagcattaaaaaaatagttgtcattgtcaattgattgtaatgtcacctgtcgacaatgtcggTGTCAcgagtttctataaataacaatcgggGATTATTCGTCGACCGCCATATTGGTAACATCGCCTCGTGattcatttctttgtttttgctcattagtgttgtttaaagtgtaatattgatagcgtattatgcagtaaattaatgtggaagtgtgcagataatgaaaaattaatcatgaaacgcgtttaaccaccattctggcgtcaacgccgggtagcccacgagggtccttgtaaagtccagctatcaccttacaagagctcataaccctaataccgaacaacgtcgtgctctacgagcatttggtatttctacctctaaccgtggctggctagagccctagaggccataatttgatagttttataccgtacactggctaaagtttatttattgcaaataatattaattcgatcccacgtgggatccactttgacgttggcgaaatcatcgacagtatcgatggagccatattacccaaagattgattgataaataacaatcgtctggaatggaaaactcgtttttttgaatcattaatttcaaaatacctacgctataaatttgagaaagctgattccagaaatctgcctaagttatataatataacttagttttattggagtatgtatccatatagcatccaactccaaccataacttggctgaaatcaagggagcagaaatacaaatgtaagttacctacatcatatatattttaactgattcgatttgtaagaagattggattcataaaatcgttacaagcgtccattgctaaaggtagcttagcacccagtgggtgctttctaccggcttgtcaccattgtttggatattgtactacatacttatactactatattaggaacatatTTTGTTTCTAGATAAGTTCTCTTTTGGTTTTCTAATGCACCGCCTACAATATTTTCTGCttggccttaaggttgactggtagagaatgcctcatggcattaagttcgccttttgtacattaagttattcttttgtgcaataaagttttaaataaataaataaataacatgccaattttgctaattatatcctattatttcaggtcatcgtgattcctatttagatacagctgtgagatatgtaactgcacttgggcccagaacaaagttgagcattttgtattgaaacgaacgtcatattaattattaatcgtcgtaatactttacgaccgtaaataatgcctgggaacagagtaaataacaaaccatacacttctcttctggatggtcaacaagaagccatcattgtcagatgctcgtgcagaacatgataaacatacatttaatgtaaagttactatttttttttggaaacttatttaacatatttcccaaattaataaaaaagtaggtaaacaaaaacatgttttattattcacaactctttattaagtcttgtccaccatgatatcagcagcttgaactgcaacatgtacctggaaattagaaattatatctttttaaaccagtttcaggctgaattttgagtatggctatgtattcttgtatattccttctttctagtaggcgcaccatctctgtttaacggtttgcctttagatactctggctacattaccacagaaaataaatagataccacgaccctaccaataaagtgagcttttaaatacttaattgtagtaaattaatattaattttatactagattttatacttacatcgacgtgattctcacagcaatactgtgtgtaacacgtgaagtaggtaggtattccaagtttaattcacggcaccatctttcacgtcgtaggtcttcgtgtattcgaactattatttttgtgaatcattcccacacataggaacaaggtttttgatatattattaagcaatgaaatctactgtttaggtattaattattaatcaaattgtaacaaacaagagcagcggtttaactgaaaatttttgttatgacaatcgatgacaatgataactttgacaatacgtgagtgacggattaatttactatggttcgataacttttattatgcaatgactttacattcagcccaggagaaggtcaaactaaggtcataaggatatttgttgaaatatcttcaatcctcaattattatatcgcagcaaatgtcggaaactgtttaaaaaccttatatctcgaaatggttttcgaaatagaacatttgaaaaaaaatgaacaatcctaatttctttgtccaatgtgtattgcgtctcacattttgcttaatgagagagtgagacgcaatgaaaTTGGATAAAGAACTTGGACTGGTGGAATACCACTCTTAGTCTCACCTCTTCGACCTCTTTGCTGACCTGTTTTGAGCTGTGGCTACTGGCTGGCTTGTTATTTTGGCTTTTGGCATAAGTACCAGGAGTGTGATCCTCCACAGCCGGACCACCTCGTCCgattgcgctcagtttttaatggcgaaatgtacctctaatgtacttcatgtacctcgtcggaaattgaacgtacctctgtagtttggcagatatatgcgtttaaaaggggtccggctggggagtaaaatctgcagccggaccacgcctggatccgatcatatctgttattttgagatataatttaaatatcagatgaatgtacctgttacgtacctccgaagaaatcgtttttttatttaaaaaatggtctcataaatgaatgttcatacatttcattttttgagtatacgcgtaagcgcctgtcaaaaaataatagcaacatagtagaaaacaaatgtattcaattcgggcaagtcgtctaacgtgtcaactagatacaaatgtgggtggttatagggagtgttttaaaccgaCACGAGTTTAGTTAGTAgtctttttcatttcattttagtcatttgcatagtttttgtgtaataaatttttgaagatCGTTTTTTAGGCCCCCGGATTTTACGAAAAACGTTAATAATTtgcaaattattttgtaaactttCCGTTCTTTAGTGCTATTGGATAAACCATTCAAAGACGCAAATTTAGTGGCAATTGTGACTTCTCTAGGTATATTGGTTATAaagatattaatgaatttaatgtttttggttttcattttttttcttccatatTCCGTCGTAGTAGGAGCCCATATTTGTATGACAGCTTCATTTATATGTCTTCTATCCACcctattttttacaagacctaattccgtGAAACATTCAAGTAATCATCGAAACACTATATCCGGGTTATCCGGCCGCTAGGGTTGGCACTTCGGTATTTTTATTCATACGCCATTTTCTTGGGGATATCTGGTTTCGACTTCATATGCAAGAAAATGTGATCCCACTGCTTCGAGAACtgatttagtaagtacctatcaggcaagtgagagtcgggttcgcacacgaagggtctaAAAAAATTTTACCATGTCATACAGTGTACGATGACACGGGTCCTCAATGTGCAACTCCAACTCGTACTTGACcctaactttatttaatttaatttttaaacatttaataattgGAATTTAAATTTAGGGCAGTACGTTTCAATAGTGGCACTACTAATGACGGCAATACCGCGAGAACAGTTTTGTCTGACAAACATCGTGAAGCATTTGCAAACATCCTTGGCTTAGAGAAGTGGCTTCTGGACGATCCCCACACAGTTCTAGTTGTATTGTCGAGTGGTCTTCCAATAGACGCAGAGAAGTTTGGCAATTTTTGTAAAGAACTAGTCCAAAAATATGTCAATACTTACAAATGGTGTCCTATGACAGTCACCATACATAAAATTTTGGCCCATGGCGCTGCAATCATTCGAAACTCGTCTGTTCCAGTTAGTATGCTTTCCGAGCAAGCAGCAGAGTCACGGAACAAATATTGGCGTCACGATCGAGAACACCATACTCGGAAATCGGATAGGATAAAAACAATGTCTGATTTGTTTCACAGAGCATTAGTCTCATCAGATTCAGTAATTTCCGAACAACAGATGTCACagagaataaaatatattaaaaaacgtccccTACCATCTGCCGCAGTAGCTTTATTGAAAGCACCGCAATCACCACAGGCACAGGAATCTCAGGAGGAAACCCCAACACCAACATCCGAGTTCTGTCCAGACGACAGTTATTACGAGGTGCAAGATGGGGCAGAGAGCCTCGaagtagaaaatgatgacccgaCTAAAAACAGATATATACAGCAGTGTTTCACCTTACTGCATGGTAATGAGGTCCAAAAGTGTATACGTCTCTTTGTAGTTGACTGTCATACAGCTAACgaccaaaatgtaaatattatctaccctaattataaagaggaagaatttgtaagttatctatagctaataaattactaaatcttaaaaaaacttattatttcatatgtgtaggtttttattaacatattaaagTTTGTTTTTACGACCCATAAAAGTGCTATACTGTGTATACAGCGTTAATATTATATCCGGCTGAACCCGGATATTGGTAGTGGCAGCCCTGACCGAAAATTTTAATTGGCTTTAAATTCAATCTTCCacggaattaggtcttgtaaaaagtagTGTAGATAGAAGACGTATAAATGAAGCTGTCATACAAATATGGGCTCCTACTACGGCGGAacatggaagaaaaaaaataaaaaccaaacacaacgatttgcaattttttttaagtttttcgttATATCCGGGTGCCTAAAACACGAttttcaaaaaattattacacaaAAACTACGCAAATTGGACACGCGGGAATTTTAGTCTCGCATTTGTAATGATCTAAACTTCagtaatttgcaataaaatgaggatgtcacttttttggcttCTATAAAACACTGTGAGACCtacactttttttccaacttgata
This window encodes:
- the LOC134674057 gene encoding zinc finger protein 84-like, with protein sequence MDTWSSLCRCCLSPESEVSLFDNEKNVKEKFLEITTIEVNTDDGLPQKLCGQCYETLSSAYQFRKQCIRMESELKLQLEALITQAEQESQAIDEAEGNEQDQDDIANNPEKQLEDIIKKEPTDSDDDYYYVLVIDDPKDKDQNESEETAIANIKQELMDHAEEVTVEDKNEDSINEQQFEMNHFLMSDTKVPTNVPATILENEEESQENEHVQFENAVEEENQDETQDEHDFTMIDADVEDSQDNVTDLVDAITGEIGGGLTKNIGKNSFIKIIAASGSDGTILLKDNVAYLTEAQLDGTEDGEAMSQEEEVIFCEGDDSSQFQILKCEGSELVIEYADDGQIATVLQQEDGSFLCDCGEQFEDLADYEKHQYTHTATEEHICSLCGKGFESAEILTGHTLLHNITGLLIMCPFCKQLIRRNALTQHIKYGHNNIKPRCNVCLKTFANPNNLKRHMMIHSGIRQFECDICFKRFHQKITMQTHRLTHINPFSCNECEETFPSKSELATHKESNECTKSKVRKVRDELMKTAKHEITTNLGKLLGYACALCKKMFSVESALEQHIDSVHLVDPNELLCSECGEVLTSKKDMQSHILTHKTIKLKNSKRFECGICGKSCASQAMLVMHERVHTNERPFPCHLCSLRFKTKTHLRTHQLTHTREKKFGCSVCMKFFALKGNLVVHLRTHTGERPYICTLCGEAFIDSKYLKKHKLKKHAIQNVPWNKY